From Chryseobacterium joostei, the proteins below share one genomic window:
- a CDS encoding putative quinol monooxygenase, whose translation MEYDVHQSIDDENTFILNEKWESVDGLDLHNEQSYSKEFFASFDKLQEQPIIYRSK comes from the coding sequence ATCGAATATGATGTCCACCAGAGTATTGATGATGAAAATACTTTTATCCTTAATGAAAAATGGGAAAGTGTAGATGGCTTAGATCTCCATAATGAGCAATCATATTCAAAGGAGTTTTTTGCATCATTTGATAAATTACAAGAGCAACCGATTATTTATCGATCCAAATAA
- a CDS encoding SDR family oxidoreductase: MKKLKESVTIITGASSGIGAATALKLAKAGTSIVLVSRADDKIGKVKQQIQDGGGKAEIFVADVTDIEQMKTMVDFAIEKFGRIDNLVNNAGLMLFSQWKDVAIDEWNAMIDTNIKGYLNAIAAVLPKMLEQKSGHIVNMGSVAGINIDVGAGIYHGTKFFVRAITESLRKEVSVHKGIKISLISPGVINTGWADKVTNKEGAEIAAELNKQAIEPEDIANAVLFAFDQPDNVNVNDIVISPTLQDW; encoded by the coding sequence ATGAAAAAATTAAAAGAGTCAGTCACCATTATTACTGGGGCATCTTCAGGAATTGGTGCTGCAACAGCATTAAAATTAGCCAAAGCCGGAACCAGTATTGTTTTGGTATCCAGAGCTGATGATAAAATAGGGAAAGTTAAACAACAGATTCAAGATGGAGGGGGTAAAGCTGAGATCTTTGTTGCCGATGTAACAGATATTGAGCAAATGAAAACGATGGTTGATTTTGCCATTGAGAAATTTGGAAGGATAGATAACTTGGTTAACAATGCTGGTCTGATGTTATTTTCACAATGGAAAGACGTCGCGATTGATGAGTGGAATGCAATGATTGATACCAATATCAAAGGTTATCTGAATGCAATTGCAGCAGTTCTTCCTAAAATGTTGGAGCAGAAATCCGGTCATATTGTCAATATGGGCTCTGTGGCAGGAATCAATATCGACGTCGGTGCAGGTATCTATCACGGGACTAAATTTTTCGTTCGGGCAATTACCGAAAGTTTAAGAAAAGAAGTTTCTGTTCATAAAGGAATTAAGATAAGCTTGATAAGTCCGGGAGTGATTAACACTGGATGGGCAGATAAAGTGACCAATAAGGAAGGGGCGGAAATCGCGGCAGAGCTGAACAAGCAGGCTATTGAACCTGAAGACATTGCTAATGCTGTGTTATTTGCATTTGATCAACCTGATAATGTCAACGTGAATGATATTGTTATCAGCCCAACTTTGCAAGACTGGTAA
- a CDS encoding NRAMP family divalent metal transporter, with the protein MSVKHNFQNQSKKIKKFFGLLGPGLTTGAADDDPSGIATYSQTGAQFGYGQLWTALYMLPFMTAVQEACARIGMVTGKGLTGVIKEHYSKKILYSSVGLVVIANTINIGADIGAMAAAAQLIIPADIVVLMLFFTVSILTLEVFTSYRVYSKVLKWLALSLLAYPLTAFIIDQPWKEILKASMVPHFEFSFNFLFIITGVFGTTITPYMFFWQASQEVEEENKRGLIQDGKPRIGWRHIHAMRKDNNIGMIISEFTTWCIILVGGTVLHSAHITDINTAADAAKALEPLVQSFPNSGLISKIIFAIGIIGLGLLAVPVLSGSASYAVSEALNWNASLDLKFTKAKGFYMVIIISTLIGLCMNFIGINPVKALVYTAVLNGVAAVPLLFLIIRISASEHIMGEFKSRWLSKSLLWATFFFMAAASIAMFFTI; encoded by the coding sequence ATGTCCGTTAAGCATAATTTTCAAAACCAAAGCAAAAAAATCAAAAAATTTTTCGGACTACTAGGTCCTGGACTGACAACAGGGGCTGCTGATGATGACCCTTCGGGAATTGCTACATACTCCCAGACCGGGGCTCAATTCGGTTATGGGCAGCTATGGACCGCACTCTATATGCTCCCATTTATGACTGCAGTACAGGAAGCCTGTGCAAGAATAGGAATGGTTACCGGTAAAGGATTAACAGGAGTTATCAAAGAACATTATAGCAAAAAAATACTCTATAGTTCTGTAGGATTGGTTGTCATTGCTAATACAATTAATATAGGAGCGGATATCGGAGCCATGGCGGCGGCGGCACAATTAATTATTCCTGCTGATATTGTTGTACTAATGTTGTTTTTTACTGTTAGCATACTTACTTTGGAGGTTTTCACAAGTTATCGCGTATATTCAAAAGTTCTCAAATGGCTGGCATTATCACTCCTTGCCTACCCTCTTACAGCTTTCATCATTGATCAGCCGTGGAAAGAAATATTAAAAGCCTCTATGGTTCCTCATTTTGAATTTTCTTTCAATTTTCTGTTCATAATCACTGGTGTATTTGGGACGACGATTACGCCCTATATGTTCTTTTGGCAAGCATCTCAAGAAGTGGAAGAAGAAAATAAAAGAGGTCTGATTCAAGATGGAAAACCCAGAATCGGGTGGCGTCATATTCATGCGATGAGAAAAGATAATAATATAGGCATGATTATCTCTGAATTTACTACATGGTGTATTATTTTGGTCGGAGGAACCGTTTTACACAGCGCTCATATAACAGATATTAATACTGCCGCTGATGCAGCAAAGGCTTTAGAACCTTTAGTTCAATCATTTCCAAATTCCGGATTGATATCAAAAATTATATTTGCAATTGGTATCATTGGCTTGGGACTTCTTGCTGTTCCAGTTCTATCAGGATCAGCATCTTATGCAGTTTCGGAAGCTCTCAACTGGAATGCAAGTTTAGATCTTAAATTTACAAAAGCAAAAGGCTTTTATATGGTCATTATTATCTCTACACTTATTGGCCTGTGCATGAATTTTATTGGAATTAATCCAGTGAAAGCCCTTGTTTACACAGCAGTTCTCAATGGTGTAGCTGCCGTTCCCCTCTTATTTCTGATTATCCGGATATCTGCAAGTGAACATATTATGGGAGAATTCAAAAGCAGGTGGCTGTCAAAAAGTTTATTATGGGCAACATTTTTCTTCATGGCTGCAGCATCAATTGCTATGTTTTTTACTATCTAA
- a CDS encoding NADH-dependent flavin oxidoreductase, which translates to MNKYNKLFSPLAFDKGISLKNRLVMAPMTTWASNEDFTISNEEVEYYHKRVNGVGLVITGSTHVTANGIGFTNEFAGYDDTFLPSLKKLAKAAQSGGASAILQMFHAGNKAIPSLIPNGEVVSASAVSSGPILLSDKENLPKELNENEILEIIKAFGETTKRAIEAGFDGVEIHGAHGFLLQNFISPFFNKRNDQWGGSLENRLRLSLEIVREVKKVVLEYVDRPFLIGYRISPEEIPQQTYGLQDTFILIDKLIEEKIDYLHFSLLDAVNQKPIDSEFSDEPISVVLNNYVNNRVPVLVAGGITTPAMANQVLEYGVSMVAIGRTLVINPDWMELVESGEEEKIVSNLKLDTVEDKKIPLKMMTIFEALEGWVPLESKTL; encoded by the coding sequence ATGAATAAATATAATAAGCTATTTTCTCCCTTAGCATTTGACAAAGGAATTAGTTTAAAAAATCGATTGGTAATGGCACCCATGACCACTTGGGCATCGAATGAAGATTTTACCATTTCCAATGAAGAAGTCGAATACTATCATAAAAGAGTTAATGGGGTAGGATTGGTGATTACAGGATCTACCCACGTTACAGCAAATGGTATTGGTTTTACGAATGAATTTGCAGGATACGACGATACTTTTCTTCCAAGTCTGAAGAAGCTGGCCAAAGCAGCCCAAAGTGGTGGAGCTTCCGCAATTCTACAGATGTTTCACGCAGGAAATAAAGCAATTCCTAGTCTGATTCCCAATGGCGAAGTGGTAAGTGCAAGTGCTGTTTCAAGTGGGCCAATACTGCTTTCTGATAAAGAAAATCTTCCGAAAGAATTGAATGAAAATGAGATTCTGGAGATCATCAAAGCATTTGGAGAAACTACCAAAAGAGCGATCGAAGCAGGTTTTGATGGTGTTGAGATTCACGGAGCTCACGGGTTTTTACTTCAGAATTTCATATCCCCTTTTTTCAATAAAAGAAATGACCAATGGGGAGGTTCTCTTGAAAATCGTTTGAGACTTAGCCTTGAAATTGTTCGAGAAGTTAAAAAAGTAGTTTTAGAATATGTTGATCGTCCGTTCTTAATTGGTTACAGAATCTCGCCTGAAGAAATACCTCAACAAACCTATGGACTTCAAGATACTTTCATTTTAATTGATAAGTTGATTGAAGAAAAGATTGATTATCTACATTTCTCTTTGCTGGATGCTGTCAATCAAAAACCAATTGATTCAGAATTTTCAGATGAGCCAATATCAGTTGTACTCAACAATTATGTAAACAACAGAGTTCCTGTTCTTGTTGCCGGAGGTATTACAACACCTGCAATGGCAAATCAGGTTTTAGAATATGGTGTTTCTATGGTGGCAATAGGCAGAACCTTGGTTATCAATCCGGATTGGATGGAATTGGTTGAAAGTGGGGAAGAAGAAAAAATTGTTTCAAACCTTAAACTTGATACGGTGGAAGACAAAAAAATTCCCTTGAAAATGATGACAATATTTGAAGCATTAGAAGGTTGGGTTCCATTGGAGTCTAAAACACTTTAA
- a CDS encoding helix-turn-helix transcriptional regulator produces MNSNLFIGMIYFRKVLFLLIIFSFLEYKSQSKIHDIDSLQTEAFGRLLRNGDFKKIILQERKYLEVARKQNYKKGKIRGNINIAYALTVFKKNKTSLDFLEIAKKELDKDQDNNLLEYLYFVYGVNYNSLHMHSQAIRSFDVAFEYAQRIEDKKTREKRLYNIYDWKRNSFQVLGMMDSVYSNEKKCMQSPMPMLFITIANRHFQKQNIDSAEFFINKANDLLLVKEIPIEGKANVLRAFGKLNIKKKHYDKALSYLFNSLKITSKANLRKRNLESYELISEAYKGLNDKEKEQEFVLKYSQLRDSLRTEEENVTNIVIEKILDEELKKEKGNKYYFYYIIISILIMSIVAIYLIRDELKKRVKLKDFLIDQKVQESQELRKKLSNVHDELIQLVKNSDPSFMNCFRELYPEFCNNLTSKYNHLTLNDLRLCAFIKLNFSNKQIADYDHISLRTVESKKYRLRKKLELPKEIDFNKWILEH; encoded by the coding sequence ATGAATTCAAATTTATTTATTGGTATGATTTATTTTAGAAAAGTACTTTTTTTATTGATCATTTTTTCTTTTTTAGAGTATAAGTCACAATCCAAGATACATGATATTGATAGTTTGCAGACAGAGGCTTTTGGCAGACTTTTGAGAAATGGTGATTTTAAAAAAATAATTTTGCAAGAAAGAAAGTACCTTGAAGTAGCTAGGAAACAGAACTATAAAAAAGGAAAAATAAGAGGGAACATTAATATTGCTTATGCTCTGACTGTATTTAAGAAAAACAAAACGAGTCTAGATTTTTTAGAAATTGCTAAAAAAGAGCTCGACAAAGATCAAGATAATAATCTTTTAGAGTACCTATATTTTGTCTATGGAGTCAATTATAATTCACTTCATATGCATTCACAAGCAATAAGAAGTTTTGATGTTGCATTTGAATATGCACAAAGAATCGAAGATAAAAAGACGAGGGAGAAGAGATTATATAATATCTATGATTGGAAAAGAAATAGCTTTCAGGTGTTAGGGATGATGGATTCAGTATATAGTAATGAAAAAAAGTGCATGCAGTCTCCAATGCCCATGCTGTTTATAACTATTGCCAACAGACATTTTCAAAAGCAAAATATTGATTCAGCTGAATTTTTTATTAATAAAGCTAATGACTTATTGTTGGTAAAGGAGATTCCCATCGAAGGAAAGGCTAATGTCTTGCGGGCCTTCGGCAAACTCAACATCAAAAAAAAACATTATGATAAAGCGTTGAGTTATCTATTTAATTCATTAAAAATTACTAGTAAAGCCAATCTACGAAAAAGAAATTTGGAATCATATGAATTAATTTCTGAAGCTTATAAGGGACTTAATGATAAGGAAAAAGAACAAGAATTTGTATTGAAGTACTCTCAGCTACGTGATAGTCTAAGAACAGAGGAAGAAAATGTTACCAACATTGTAATTGAAAAAATTCTTGATGAGGAGTTGAAAAAAGAAAAAGGTAATAAATATTATTTTTACTATATTATTATAAGTATTTTAATCATGAGTATCGTAGCTATTTATTTGATTCGTGATGAGTTAAAAAAACGAGTAAAGCTAAAAGATTTTTTAATAGATCAAAAAGTGCAGGAATCTCAAGAACTCAGAAAAAAGCTTAGCAATGTCCATGATGAACTGATTCAACTTGTAAAAAATTCTGATCCTTCTTTTATGAATTGTTTTAGGGAATTGTATCCAGAATTTTGTAATAATCTAACTTCGAAGTATAATCATCTTACTTTAAATGATTTAAGATTATGTGCTTTTATCAAACTAAACTTTTCCAATAAGCAAATTGCTGATTATGACCATATATCACTAAGGACTGTTGAATCTAAAAAATACAGGCTAAGAAAGAAACTTGAGTTACCAAAGGAGATCGATTTTAATAAATGGATTTTGGAGCATTAA